Proteins from a single region of Runella sp. SP2:
- a CDS encoding TonB-dependent receptor, which produces MTKFKLLLFNLLITSNLLAQTLQGTIKNQASEGIAGASVTVLNSSQRTVADKEGRFSLNLKTGTYQVQFNAIGFATQIQQVELTNKTITVNITLLDNTQTLGEVVVTADKVEANLQKTPLAVTSLNAKQLEEYRVWTINDLTALAPSTFTVEHGNSTGSSFLNIRGSMGFSNDQAVATYVDGVYQFDYFSAPLNFSNIERVEILRGPQGTLYGRNAFGGVLNVITKRPNNKTSGFAEIDLGNYGQQRYSAGFNTPLIKDKLFINAGFQSNGRGAIYDNPTLNTKNFDKHNAYIGNVNLKYIVSDKWTIDLNTRYESDKDQGAYPWAATDSLARANPYTVFGNWDNTERRTNFNTSAAVKYFGNRFNFTSITSFVDYHIWLPGRFDFDFSPAELISFTTWSKQNQWTQELRFSSPANTSAFKWTVGSFLFGEKSKNSSTTYFDKDYALFDPNAPYSSIGNGKRNAFGVAIFGQATYAITPKFDITVGARYDIEHRELTQNSAFETGGVVMPLTADSTAKRTFNAFTPKVILSQKLTENSMIYGSYAKGFRVGGFNFGNAANPTYNPEKSDNYEVGVKNTLLNNRLKINLTAFYFQQKDQQVSTSQDGINYATLNVGDMDNYGLELEASALPIKNLQIDWTASTSHSEYKKLELFDAISNKVINYKGNKAINNPALQSMLAVQYGLPLSKSAQNLKAFVRGEFRYIGEYQLDFVNAYHQDAYSMINARAGVSSNHFEVAAWARNLNDVRYMAFGYGSYMMGMPRMMGITLTGKF; this is translated from the coding sequence ATGACAAAATTCAAATTATTACTTTTTAATCTGCTCATTACTAGCAACCTCCTAGCTCAAACCCTCCAAGGAACCATCAAAAACCAAGCAAGCGAAGGTATTGCAGGAGCCAGTGTCACGGTATTAAACAGCAGTCAGAGAACCGTCGCTGATAAAGAGGGACGTTTTTCACTCAACTTAAAAACAGGTACTTATCAGGTACAATTCAATGCGATTGGATTTGCTACTCAAATTCAGCAAGTAGAACTTACGAATAAAACCATAACAGTAAATATAACTTTATTGGACAATACCCAAACATTGGGAGAGGTGGTCGTAACTGCTGACAAGGTTGAGGCAAACCTACAAAAAACACCTTTGGCCGTTACTTCCTTAAATGCCAAGCAACTGGAAGAATACAGGGTCTGGACAATCAATGACCTGACGGCGTTGGCGCCAAGCACTTTCACGGTAGAACATGGCAATAGTACAGGTTCTAGTTTTTTGAATATCAGGGGCTCGATGGGTTTTTCCAATGACCAAGCCGTGGCTACTTATGTAGATGGTGTTTATCAATTTGACTACTTCTCTGCCCCACTTAATTTCAGTAATATCGAACGGGTAGAAATTTTAAGAGGGCCTCAAGGCACACTCTACGGCCGAAATGCCTTTGGAGGGGTACTCAATGTGATTACCAAAAGACCAAACAACAAGACCAGCGGGTTTGCCGAAATAGACTTGGGAAATTATGGGCAACAACGTTACAGCGCGGGTTTCAATACACCTTTGATAAAAGATAAGCTATTTATCAATGCAGGTTTCCAATCAAACGGTCGCGGAGCGATTTATGATAACCCTACTCTGAATACCAAGAATTTTGATAAACACAACGCTTACATCGGCAATGTAAACCTAAAATACATTGTATCAGACAAATGGACTATCGACTTAAACACAAGATACGAAAGCGATAAAGACCAAGGTGCCTATCCGTGGGCAGCCACCGACAGTCTCGCTAGGGCCAATCCTTACACGGTCTTTGGGAATTGGGACAACACCGAACGAAGAACCAATTTTAACACTTCTGCTGCGGTAAAATACTTTGGAAATCGCTTCAATTTTACCTCCATTACCTCTTTTGTCGATTACCACATTTGGCTTCCAGGACGATTTGACTTCGATTTTAGCCCTGCGGAGCTTATTAGCTTTACGACTTGGTCGAAACAAAACCAATGGACGCAAGAATTACGCTTTTCTTCTCCCGCCAATACCAGTGCATTCAAATGGACGGTAGGTTCTTTCTTATTTGGTGAAAAAAGCAAGAATAGTAGTACCACTTACTTCGACAAAGATTATGCCTTGTTTGATCCTAACGCACCCTATTCTTCCATTGGTAACGGAAAGCGAAATGCTTTTGGTGTGGCAATTTTTGGCCAAGCTACGTATGCCATTACGCCAAAATTTGACATTACAGTCGGAGCAAGATATGACATCGAACACCGTGAACTCACCCAAAACTCAGCGTTTGAAACAGGCGGAGTTGTGATGCCCTTGACCGCCGATAGCACTGCCAAAAGGACGTTCAATGCCTTTACTCCTAAGGTGATTTTGAGCCAAAAATTGACAGAAAATTCGATGATTTATGGTTCGTACGCGAAAGGATTCCGAGTGGGTGGTTTCAATTTTGGAAACGCCGCCAACCCTACTTACAACCCTGAAAAATCGGATAACTATGAGGTGGGGGTTAAAAATACGCTCCTGAACAACCGACTTAAAATCAACCTTACCGCATTTTACTTTCAACAAAAAGACCAGCAGGTATCCACCTCGCAAGACGGCATAAACTATGCTACACTCAATGTAGGAGACATGGATAATTATGGTTTGGAATTGGAAGCTTCGGCACTTCCTATCAAAAACTTACAAATTGATTGGACAGCCAGCACTTCGCACAGTGAGTATAAAAAATTAGAACTTTTTGATGCCATATCCAATAAGGTCATCAACTACAAAGGAAACAAAGCAATTAATAACCCTGCTTTACAATCCATGTTGGCAGTTCAATATGGCTTGCCTTTATCAAAATCTGCCCAAAACCTCAAGGCTTTCGTCAGAGGTGAATTCAGATACATCGGAGAGTATCAATTAGATTTTGTGAATGCTTATCATCAGGATGCTTACAGTATGATCAACGCCAGAGCAGGTGTGAGCAGCAATCATTTTGAGGTAGCAGCGTGGGCGCGCAACCTCAATGACGTACGCTACATGGCATTTGGGTACGGCTCCTACATGATGGGGATGCCTAGAATGATGGGTATCACCCTAACAGGTAAATTCTAG
- a CDS encoding alkaline phosphatase, giving the protein MRRRDFFKNGSLAAIGTQLFNPFTPADTIKKKRGKVKNIIFMVSDGMSTGTLNMADLMLQRQQGRHSLWIQLMHENRIKRSFMDTASASSLVTDSAAASSSWGGGVRVKNGVLNIGPNGEKYKPILHKFKDARKAVGCVTTVPITHATPAGFCVNSDSRSMEPIAVQYLDLKFDVLMGGGTNTFSKEGRSDKRDLLQDFKTAGYQVALNRSEMATLTAEKPILGVFHDDGLPYAVDRAQSETLKATVPTLAEMTQKAIEIMQKNPNGFVLQIESGKVDWAAHANDVSALIGEQIQFDDALKVAIDFAEKDKNTLVIFTTDHGNAAPALLSGSKANANFDKIATYKQSNEWILNGITKDFTPAQIIERIEAAQGIVIKPEEALTILSNYYLLGEGGIYNARKLPFQKLAQIQTPFSSVGWAGVDHTAEFVELSMFGPGSELLNPFVKNTDLHNFMLDVTEVKS; this is encoded by the coding sequence ATGCGAAGAAGAGATTTTTTCAAGAATGGCTCGTTGGCAGCCATCGGAACCCAACTTTTCAATCCTTTTACCCCTGCGGATACCATCAAGAAAAAACGGGGTAAAGTAAAAAACATCATCTTTATGGTGAGCGACGGGATGAGTACGGGCACGCTCAACATGGCCGACCTCATGCTACAACGCCAACAAGGACGACATAGCCTTTGGATTCAGTTGATGCACGAAAACCGCATCAAACGGTCTTTTATGGATACAGCTTCGGCCAGTTCGCTCGTCACTGATTCGGCCGCGGCTAGCTCGTCGTGGGGCGGAGGCGTACGGGTTAAAAATGGCGTTCTCAACATCGGCCCCAACGGCGAAAAGTACAAACCCATTTTGCACAAATTCAAAGACGCCCGCAAAGCTGTCGGGTGCGTCACTACGGTGCCGATTACCCACGCTACTCCTGCTGGCTTTTGTGTCAACTCCGACAGCCGCAGCATGGAGCCCATTGCGGTTCAGTATTTGGACTTAAAGTTTGACGTTTTGATGGGTGGTGGTACCAATACTTTCTCCAAAGAAGGCCGCAGCGACAAACGCGATTTGTTGCAGGATTTCAAAACGGCAGGTTATCAAGTGGCGTTAAACCGCAGTGAAATGGCTACTTTGACCGCCGAAAAGCCTATTTTAGGGGTATTTCACGACGACGGACTTCCCTACGCCGTTGACCGCGCGCAGAGTGAAACGCTCAAAGCAACGGTTCCGACCTTGGCAGAAATGACCCAAAAAGCGATTGAGATTATGCAAAAAAATCCGAACGGTTTTGTTTTGCAAATCGAGTCGGGGAAAGTGGACTGGGCGGCCCACGCCAATGACGTAAGCGCGCTCATTGGCGAGCAAATTCAGTTTGACGACGCCTTAAAAGTCGCCATTGATTTTGCTGAAAAAGACAAAAATACCCTCGTTATCTTCACAACGGACCACGGCAATGCTGCTCCTGCCCTGCTGTCGGGGTCAAAAGCTAATGCTAATTTTGATAAAATAGCGACCTACAAACAGTCTAACGAGTGGATTTTGAACGGTATTACCAAAGATTTTACCCCCGCCCAAATCATCGAGCGCATCGAAGCCGCCCAAGGAATTGTTATCAAACCCGAGGAAGCATTGACGATTTTGAGTAATTATTATTTGTTGGGAGAAGGTGGCATTTACAACGCCAGAAAGTTACCTTTCCAAAAATTAGCCCAAATCCAAACGCCTTTTTCTTCCGTAGGATGGGCAGGCGTGGATCACACGGCAGAGTTTGTGGAGTTGTCGATGTTTGGCCCAGGTAGTGAGTTACTCAATCCGTTTGTAAAAAACACCGACCTCCATAATTTCATGTTGGACGTCACCGAGGTGAAGTCCTAA
- a CDS encoding DUF3299 domain-containing protein codes for MIKSWILIGLTGIVTWYGSNPIIITWDTLKDVKYRKKFYVEVGQFFLYPTFGKSLKELEGKTVSISGYVIPMDTEGEYYVVSKYPMAQCFFCGGAGPETIVMLNFKKKPRRMRTDEKRCFTGRIRLNADRIDELNFILDDTALCE; via the coding sequence GTGATAAAATCATGGATACTTATTGGGCTGACTGGGATAGTGACATGGTACGGTTCTAATCCTATCATCATCACTTGGGATACACTCAAAGATGTAAAATACCGCAAAAAGTTTTACGTAGAAGTGGGCCAGTTTTTCTTGTATCCAACCTTTGGGAAATCGTTAAAAGAACTGGAAGGAAAGACCGTGAGTATCAGTGGTTACGTGATTCCAATGGATACCGAAGGGGAATATTATGTGGTGTCAAAATACCCAATGGCGCAGTGCTTTTTTTGCGGGGGAGCTGGCCCTGAAACGATTGTGATGCTCAACTTTAAGAAAAAACCGCGCCGTATGCGTACCGATGAAAAACGTTGTTTTACGGGACGCATACGGCTCAATGCGGATCGTATCGACGAGCTTAATTTTATTTTAGACGATACCGCTCTTTGTGAGTAA
- a CDS encoding Fur family transcriptional regulator, which translates to MSTVNSLLKERGLRITPTRKQVLEYFLEATCALSFQDLERKLSDKYDRVTIYRTLLCFLEVGIIQRIAIENGQRFLLRKNNINSHFTCEQCGNISGIETPLPPLPLPQGFVENTFILSIIGTCPNCSE; encoded by the coding sequence ATGAGCACTGTAAATAGCCTACTGAAAGAACGAGGTTTGCGAATTACTCCCACCCGTAAGCAAGTATTGGAATATTTTTTGGAAGCCACTTGTGCGCTCTCCTTTCAAGACCTTGAACGAAAGCTCTCGGATAAATACGACCGCGTGACCATTTACCGTACACTCCTTTGTTTTTTAGAAGTGGGTATCATTCAGCGAATTGCCATCGAAAATGGGCAGCGGTTTCTGCTGCGAAAAAACAACATAAACTCTCATTTTACCTGCGAACAGTGCGGGAATATCTCAGGGATTGAAACGCCACTTCCTCCCCTTCCCTTGCCCCAAGGCTTTGTAGAAAACACCTTTATTTTGAGTATCATCGGTACCTGCCCCAACTGTAGTGAGTAG
- a CDS encoding DUF4198 domain-containing protein: protein MKKLFSLLLLCITSSLFAHEFWLMPSKFKLKMGELFDLQLFVGEDFMGDIWANRKKRLLKLSHYSDTDKKDLTSIALKSDSLPIPLKFVTEGTHLLTMESKNSFIALEADKFNDYLKEDGIDNIYELRKKQGQLTQPSKELYRRCAKTLIQVGNKYSDTFKKNTQMPLEIIPLNNPYQMKAGEAITVKVLFKNQPLGNKMVVAWHKTATQKTTHRKLSTDADGSLKITLDKAGYWMISTVHMEEVKNSPEANYQSYWGNLTFELQ, encoded by the coding sequence ATGAAAAAACTATTTTCGTTGCTCTTGCTTTGTATCACTTCCAGTTTGTTTGCCCATGAGTTTTGGTTGATGCCAAGCAAATTCAAGCTTAAAATGGGAGAATTGTTTGACTTACAACTCTTTGTTGGCGAGGATTTTATGGGAGATATTTGGGCAAATCGCAAGAAAAGACTTTTGAAGTTGAGTCATTATTCTGACACAGACAAAAAGGATTTAACTTCTATTGCCCTCAAAAGCGATTCGTTGCCCATTCCATTGAAGTTCGTTACCGAAGGAACTCATTTACTCACGATGGAATCTAAAAATTCATTTATCGCCCTCGAAGCCGACAAATTCAACGATTATTTGAAGGAAGATGGCATCGACAATATCTATGAATTGCGCAAAAAACAGGGGCAGCTTACCCAGCCTTCTAAGGAACTGTACCGCCGTTGTGCCAAAACATTGATTCAAGTGGGGAACAAATACAGTGATACCTTCAAGAAAAACACGCAGATGCCACTGGAAATTATTCCCCTCAACAATCCTTATCAAATGAAAGCTGGGGAAGCAATAACTGTCAAGGTTTTATTTAAAAATCAACCACTTGGCAATAAAATGGTGGTAGCTTGGCACAAAACGGCCACCCAAAAAACAACGCACCGTAAGCTTTCAACCGACGCCGATGGTTCGCTGAAAATTACTCTTGACAAAGCAGGCTATTGGATGATTAGTACCGTCCACATGGAAGAAGTCAAAAATAGTCCCGAAGCCAATTACCAAAGTTACTGGGGCAATCTAACGTTTGAATTGCAATGA
- a CDS encoding PepSY domain-containing protein: protein MTRNLSRVLFRLHSWFGLVTGVFLLLLGLSGSILVFMEELDPIIYRHSLTVKPTGAPLPIDSLYRIITAEYPNLDGIAWVNPEATPEQSYHFRLYMNDTRLISYDLGAININQYTGQILRKGRSDDLEVGWIEWIFQFHFSFHLGMPGAALTAIFGLTMLVSILTGWVVYRKFIWKVLTFKVKINRKNWRTISSDVHRIVGVWSLALNVIVFFTGFWMNLFAFEKKTWDNEVVPTPTNTLAKVSLQNLYQQALQKAPNFTPNYVYLPTQPHRKFNVRGYYNDENRLFSSRNAIVFDAYTGQFVGITRYADLSTWEKIEATFHPLHVGNFGGIFVKILYVILGLTPGVLSVTGFLLWWRRNRKKTNVHKQTNQNTFAQ, encoded by the coding sequence ATGACAAGAAACCTGAGTCGCGTTCTTTTTCGCCTCCACAGTTGGTTTGGCCTTGTCACGGGGGTATTTTTACTCTTGCTCGGGTTAAGTGGTTCTATTTTGGTATTCATGGAGGAACTCGACCCGATTATTTACCGCCACTCCCTGACCGTTAAACCCACGGGTGCGCCATTGCCAATCGATAGTTTGTACCGAATCATCACGGCCGAATACCCCAACCTCGACGGAATCGCTTGGGTAAACCCCGAAGCAACCCCTGAACAGTCGTATCATTTTCGGCTGTACATGAACGATACACGCCTGATTTCCTACGATTTAGGCGCCATCAACATCAACCAATACACAGGTCAAATTCTTCGCAAAGGCCGCAGCGACGACCTCGAAGTGGGCTGGATTGAGTGGATTTTTCAATTCCATTTTTCATTCCACCTCGGGATGCCAGGAGCGGCGCTTACTGCTATTTTTGGTCTGACCATGCTGGTTTCTATTCTTACGGGGTGGGTCGTGTATCGTAAGTTTATTTGGAAGGTGCTGACTTTCAAGGTAAAAATCAACCGTAAAAACTGGCGTACCATTTCGTCCGATGTACACCGTATCGTGGGGGTTTGGTCGCTCGCGCTCAATGTTATTGTCTTTTTCACGGGCTTTTGGATGAATCTTTTTGCCTTTGAAAAGAAAACGTGGGACAACGAAGTCGTACCGACTCCCACCAATACGTTGGCCAAGGTTTCGCTCCAAAACTTGTACCAACAAGCGCTCCAAAAAGCGCCAAACTTTACACCCAACTACGTTTATTTGCCCACCCAACCTCATCGTAAGTTCAACGTGAGAGGGTATTACAACGATGAAAACAGGCTTTTTTCGAGCCGAAATGCCATTGTTTTTGATGCCTACACAGGGCAATTTGTAGGAATAACCCGTTATGCCGACTTATCGACTTGGGAAAAAATTGAAGCCACCTTTCACCCCCTCCACGTCGGGAATTTCGGAGGAATTTTTGTCAAAATCTTGTACGTCATCCTTGGGCTTACCCCTGGCGTTTTGTCAGTAACGGGCTTTCTGCTGTGGTGGCGGCGTAATCGTAAAAAAACTAACGTTCATAAACAGACCAATCAAAATACTTTTGCACAATGA
- a CDS encoding DJ-1/PfpI family protein has product MKYILIILALMYDACTSAIAQTAKADSIAKRHDELMQIIMTKPKVPIKTIGVYVYDGYNTLDAIGPYQVLSELMSVNIFFVAKNKGFVKNQRGLEVKVDKSIAEVEQLDILIIPGGAKETFFQTQDQEVLDWIRKIDQKSVYTASVCTGAWILGATGLLEGKNVSANWYRADEIMKMYGATYRPERYVRDGKYWTSAGVTAGMDMALGMINELMGDKYTKAALLDLEYDPKPIYPDGNATKTEPIVKEMMMQMYDMGLKPLIDAEKSKKEESAQEKKKQESWPELDDYHAVMAKTFHPAEEGNLKPLYANAEELATKASILKKSVVPTKYQKPGVKESVEALEKESVALAKMVKKKKSEDELKKAIFALHDRFHEVMEKCHH; this is encoded by the coding sequence ATGAAATACATACTAATTATTCTTGCACTGATGTACGATGCCTGCACCAGTGCAATTGCTCAAACCGCCAAGGCCGATTCAATCGCCAAACGTCACGATGAACTCATGCAAATCATCATGACTAAACCTAAAGTCCCCATCAAAACCATTGGGGTCTATGTGTATGACGGCTACAATACCCTCGATGCCATAGGGCCGTATCAGGTGCTGTCAGAACTGATGAGCGTCAACATTTTTTTTGTTGCCAAAAACAAAGGCTTCGTCAAAAACCAGCGTGGGCTCGAAGTGAAAGTAGATAAATCCATTGCCGAAGTGGAGCAATTGGACATTCTAATCATTCCAGGGGGGGCTAAAGAGACATTTTTCCAAACCCAAGACCAAGAGGTACTGGATTGGATTCGGAAGATAGACCAGAAGTCTGTTTATACGGCTAGCGTCTGTACTGGGGCGTGGATTTTGGGGGCAACGGGGCTGCTCGAAGGTAAAAACGTTTCAGCCAATTGGTATCGTGCCGACGAAATCATGAAAATGTACGGTGCTACCTACCGCCCTGAGCGCTACGTGCGTGACGGTAAGTATTGGACTTCGGCGGGCGTAACGGCAGGAATGGACATGGCGCTGGGGATGATTAATGAGCTCATGGGCGACAAATACACCAAAGCAGCGCTACTTGACCTCGAATACGACCCCAAGCCTATCTATCCTGATGGCAACGCCACCAAAACCGAACCCATCGTTAAAGAGATGATGATGCAGATGTACGACATGGGCCTGAAACCGTTGATTGATGCCGAGAAAAGCAAAAAAGAAGAATCGGCCCAAGAGAAGAAAAAACAGGAAAGTTGGCCAGAGCTCGACGACTATCATGCCGTCATGGCCAAAACCTTCCACCCTGCCGAAGAAGGTAATTTGAAACCACTTTACGCCAACGCCGAAGAATTGGCCACCAAAGCGAGCATCTTGAAAAAATCGGTCGTTCCTACCAAATACCAAAAGCCTGGCGTCAAAGAAAGTGTAGAAGCACTTGAAAAAGAATCGGTTGCGTTGGCAAAAATGGTTAAGAAAAAGAAATCGGAAGATGAGCTTAAAAAGGCGATATTTGCCTTGCACGACCGTTTCCACGAGGTCATGGAAAAATGCCATCACTAA
- a CDS encoding ZIP family metal transporter, whose product MNQTITLWIWTLMASLSVSIVALVGYFALFISEHKLQKYLQFFVSLSVGVFLGDAFIHLIPEAVEETGDIDTVLQLVLGAILVFFILEKLIRNHGGSGHSHDVKPIAQMNLIGDAIHNFIDGTLIAGSFLVSPMVGLTTTLAIIIHEIPQEIGDTGSLIYGGYKPRKAVWYNFLFSLPCTLGAFLTLLFGSWLALPVVYLMPIAAGGFIYIAASDLIPELHKSDRLKHQVGQGIVILLGIVFMVSLTFLEGVLE is encoded by the coding sequence ATGAATCAAACAATTACGCTGTGGATTTGGACCCTGATGGCGTCTTTAAGTGTTAGTATTGTCGCGCTTGTGGGTTATTTTGCCCTGTTTATCTCCGAACATAAGCTTCAGAAATACCTTCAATTCTTTGTAAGTCTTTCCGTGGGTGTTTTTTTGGGAGATGCCTTCATCCACCTTATCCCCGAAGCCGTCGAAGAAACAGGCGACATCGACACCGTTTTGCAACTCGTTTTAGGAGCTATTTTAGTATTTTTTATCTTGGAAAAACTCATCCGCAACCACGGTGGAAGCGGACACTCCCACGATGTCAAGCCCATTGCCCAAATGAACCTTATTGGCGATGCCATCCATAATTTTATTGACGGTACGCTCATTGCGGGTAGTTTTCTAGTGAGTCCAATGGTTGGCTTGACCACTACCCTCGCTATTATCATTCACGAAATCCCGCAAGAAATCGGTGATACGGGTTCGTTGATTTACGGTGGTTACAAACCCCGCAAAGCCGTTTGGTACAATTTTCTTTTTTCGCTTCCCTGTACCTTAGGTGCTTTTCTTACGCTGTTATTTGGCTCTTGGTTAGCACTGCCAGTGGTGTACCTCATGCCCATTGCCGCAGGTGGATTTATATACATTGCTGCTTCCGACTTAATTCCAGAGTTGCACAAAAGCGACCGCCTTAAACATCAGGTTGGGCAAGGAATTGTCATTCTGTTGGGTATTGTGTTTATGGTATCACTTACTTTTCTGGAAGGAGTACTTGAATGA
- a CDS encoding TonB-dependent receptor yields MTRFFTLFFIITASFVQAQTIKGNVSDAQTNEKIVGATIKMLNSGKGTTTDVEGNFSLEGTGAIQVSFVGYETLEIKVVEGFLTLKLQPSVAQLQTVEVVGRAQKDYTSDYSFSATKIAIKNKELPQAMSTVTKELIADRGAFQLADAVKIASGVSPSSFYNQYNIRGISQNEEGQIINGMRTRQYYFLQPLTTNIERVEVLKGPASVTFSSVDPGGSINMVTKKPLAEKRHEVSLAAGSFSTLRGALDFTGPLNASKTLLYRLNGAYQEARSYRDLVGNKSVLISPSFTYLPSSKTAINTELIFSNMAGNLDRGQPIFGAVAGQTNLNSTPISLNLGAPNDFFKSKELMLMANLSHKFTEKITFNASYMKQTWTEDLQEHRTTNAFASDITGAQVTSLVQMQLVQRKQFWNTDNLNAYFNFNFDWGKTTHKMVVGYDLQGWHKLKGGGQNAARGFLLKDGSVASSFTVANAANYQTVTIGGKVLPRPNVNYFDLNTPTYTVRNLNDYVMNSRTAIPSALTTTKAVYVQEQFKIGKFAALLSLRNEWFEDITNYNAPNEGSFKNSALIPRIGLTYELNKNINLYGTYLEGYQPQSNTVSLMPSTGGFFWTATSAAQFKPLISDLKELGMKAELAGKRFTLNLAVYEINQKNILMNANDPARPDLLVQRGADRSRGFEMDLAGYILPNWQINASYSFIDAKIVMDANESLIGQRKENTPKHSGNLWTRYNFGGVSTLKDLGIGAGMNAQGSRIPWFSRAFEVPAYATFDAAIYYTPTKSSVQMALNLNNIFDKTYWVGAQNYTRLFPGAPRNVMLTATYKF; encoded by the coding sequence ATGACTCGATTTTTTACGCTGTTTTTCATTATAACTGCCAGCTTTGTACAAGCACAAACCATAAAAGGAAATGTCTCCGACGCCCAAACCAACGAAAAGATTGTAGGGGCGACGATCAAAATGTTAAACTCAGGAAAAGGTACCACCACGGATGTCGAAGGAAACTTTTCGTTGGAAGGGACGGGCGCGATTCAAGTATCTTTTGTGGGTTACGAAACCCTTGAAATAAAGGTGGTTGAAGGTTTTTTGACCTTAAAATTGCAGCCTTCGGTAGCACAGTTACAGACGGTAGAAGTGGTGGGGCGTGCCCAAAAAGACTACACGTCGGACTATAGTTTTTCGGCGACCAAAATTGCCATTAAAAACAAAGAGTTACCGCAGGCGATGAGTACAGTTACTAAAGAGCTTATTGCCGACCGTGGCGCGTTTCAGCTGGCCGATGCTGTGAAAATTGCCAGTGGGGTTTCGCCTTCGAGTTTTTATAACCAATACAATATCAGGGGAATTAGCCAAAACGAAGAAGGGCAGATTATTAACGGAATGCGGACGCGTCAGTACTATTTTTTGCAACCACTCACGACCAACATCGAACGCGTGGAAGTGCTCAAAGGGCCTGCCTCGGTGACTTTCAGTAGCGTTGATCCAGGCGGAAGTATCAACATGGTAACCAAAAAACCATTGGCCGAAAAACGCCACGAAGTGAGCCTCGCCGCAGGAAGTTTCAGCACGTTGCGGGGTGCGCTGGATTTTACGGGGCCTTTGAATGCGTCTAAGACACTCCTGTATCGCCTTAATGGTGCTTACCAAGAGGCGCGTTCGTACCGTGATTTGGTAGGGAACAAATCGGTCTTAATTTCTCCGTCGTTTACATATTTGCCAAGTAGCAAAACCGCTATCAATACCGAACTGATTTTTTCCAATATGGCAGGAAACCTCGACCGTGGGCAGCCGATTTTTGGGGCAGTGGCGGGACAAACCAACTTAAATAGCACCCCAATCAGCCTAAATTTAGGTGCTCCAAATGACTTTTTTAAGTCGAAAGAGCTGATGTTGATGGCCAATCTGTCGCACAAATTCACCGAAAAAATCACCTTCAATGCCTCGTACATGAAGCAAACGTGGACGGAAGATTTGCAAGAACACCGTACGACCAATGCGTTTGCTAGTGACATTACGGGGGCGCAAGTGACCAGTTTGGTGCAGATGCAATTGGTGCAGCGGAAGCAATTTTGGAACACTGATAACCTCAATGCTTATTTCAATTTTAACTTCGATTGGGGAAAAACTACCCATAAAATGGTGGTGGGCTATGATTTGCAAGGCTGGCACAAGCTCAAAGGAGGTGGACAAAACGCGGCCCGTGGATTTTTGTTGAAAGACGGTTCCGTCGCAAGCAGTTTCACCGTAGCCAACGCTGCTAACTACCAAACCGTTACGATTGGTGGAAAGGTGTTGCCTCGCCCCAACGTGAACTATTTTGACCTCAATACGCCTACTTATACCGTCAGAAATCTGAATGATTACGTGATGAATAGCCGCACGGCCATTCCGTCGGCCCTGACCACTACTAAGGCGGTTTATGTTCAGGAACAATTCAAAATCGGGAAGTTTGCGGCTTTGTTGAGTTTGCGTAACGAATGGTTTGAGGATATCACGAACTACAACGCCCCCAACGAAGGCTCCTTTAAAAACAGTGCGTTGATTCCGCGCATCGGCTTGACTTACGAACTTAACAAAAACATCAATCTGTACGGTACGTACCTCGAAGGATACCAGCCGCAATCCAACACCGTTTCGTTGATGCCAAGCACAGGAGGGTTTTTCTGGACAGCTACTTCGGCCGCACAATTTAAGCCTTTGATAAGCGACTTGAAAGAACTCGGGATGAAGGCTGAGTTGGCAGGTAAACGCTTTACGCTTAATCTGGCGGTTTATGAAATTAACCAGAAAAATATCCTAATGAATGCCAATGACCCAGCGCGTCCTGATTTATTGGTACAGCGTGGGGCCGACCGCAGCCGTGGTTTTGAGATGGATTTGGCGGGATATATACTGCCCAACTGGCAAATCAACGCATCGTACAGTTTTATTGATGCAAAAATTGTGATGGATGCCAACGAATCATTGATAGGACAGCGCAAAGAAAATACCCCAAAACACAGTGGGAACCTATGGACACGGTACAATTTTGGCGGCGTATCGACGCTCAAAGATTTGGGCATTGGGGCAGGAATGAATGCCCAAGGTAGCCGAATTCCTTGGTTTAGTCGTGCGTTTGAAGTACCCGCCTACGCCACGTTTGATGCTGCCATTTACTACACCCCCACCAAAAGTAGCGTACAAATGGCGTTGAATCTCAACAATATTTTTGATAAAACTTACTGGGTGGGAGCTCAAAATTACACCCGTTTGTTTCCTGGAGCGCCCAGAAACGTGATGCTAACAGCGACTTATAAATTTTAA